A section of the Methanosarcina mazei S-6 genome encodes:
- a CDS encoding heavy-metal-associated domain-containing protein yields MVCTGKTGKSILVSIDREGGYFLVQEIIRIEGLECNHCVVRVGRAIASVQGVMEVDVNLEKREAVVNFEETRTNMGKIRTAIREAGYEPL; encoded by the coding sequence CTGGTATGCACTGGTAAAACCGGCAAATCAATACTCGTATCTATTGACCGGGAAGGGGGGTATTTTCTGGTACAGGAAATTATAAGAATTGAAGGTCTGGAATGCAATCATTGTGTTGTTAGAGTTGGAAGGGCTATTGCTTCCGTGCAGGGAGTAATGGAAGTTGATGTTAATCTCGAAAAGAGAGAAGCAGTAGTGAATTTTGAAGAAACCAGAACAAACATGGGAAAAATAAGGACTGCAATTCGCGAAGCAGGGTACGAACCCTTATAA
- a CDS encoding ABC1 kinase family protein: MTNSLWMLGKTKRYLEVTRVLFKYNLIPELYHDLRTEYISNPDCTCTFDLENRETAAKLRQAFEELGPTFIKMGQTMSKRPDLVPQPYVVEMANLQDRVKPVPFEEMAESLDLACVCEYQTREERKRKKSEEELKAARERKAKAFIDIFDSFDPEPIACGSIAQVYKGVLEGKPVAVKILRPHLIDIINIDLSILDDFKPVMKKVMGVGKNFDIDAFLLEIREMLTREVDLRIEAVNMRRFEDNFKNVKNVSVPKIYPDYCSANVLTMEFIQGTQVKDIIDTPLPQSKKSEYTRTITKSYLKQVYIDGFYHADPHGGNMLVEENDTVSFIDFGAVGSIDDELKRNMLEFYYAINNRDVEGATQGFLKIGGADSRDVDVRRLRKDMDELIANQNYGLEGRQSDNYAKLGLKYDIRLPGEFSTLQRAILLIEGVCLELDPRYNIKSIAIPVLMDAYKKLNTPKGAALHIEFSSEPVDEKAEMRAAIREVADKMEGMGDRFLEVRQKDKRREVFSKEIFLAVLLVVSAYILLYGEVFYWVGLAGFGGAILIAVIASLKGK, encoded by the coding sequence ATGACCAATTCATTATGGATGCTGGGGAAGACAAAGCGCTATCTTGAGGTCACACGAGTTCTTTTCAAATATAATCTCATCCCGGAACTCTACCATGACCTGCGGACTGAATATATATCCAATCCTGACTGCACCTGCACTTTTGATCTCGAAAATCGGGAGACAGCTGCAAAACTCAGGCAGGCTTTCGAAGAGCTGGGTCCCACTTTTATCAAGATGGGGCAGACAATGAGTAAAAGGCCTGATCTTGTGCCCCAGCCATATGTTGTTGAAATGGCAAATTTGCAGGACAGAGTCAAACCTGTGCCTTTTGAAGAGATGGCTGAGTCTCTTGACCTTGCATGTGTATGTGAATATCAGACTCGTGAGGAAAGGAAAAGGAAGAAAAGCGAGGAGGAGCTCAAGGCTGCAAGGGAGAGAAAAGCAAAAGCTTTTATTGATATTTTTGACAGCTTTGACCCTGAGCCGATCGCCTGCGGCTCTATTGCTCAGGTCTATAAAGGTGTTCTCGAAGGCAAGCCCGTAGCCGTTAAGATACTTCGACCGCACCTGATTGACATCATAAATATCGACCTTTCCATACTGGACGACTTTAAACCTGTTATGAAAAAGGTTATGGGCGTGGGAAAGAATTTTGACATCGATGCTTTTCTTCTGGAAATTCGGGAAATGCTTACCCGGGAAGTTGACCTCAGGATTGAAGCTGTCAACATGAGGCGTTTTGAAGATAATTTCAAGAATGTGAAAAATGTTTCTGTGCCTAAAATTTATCCGGATTACTGCTCTGCAAATGTCCTTACAATGGAATTTATTCAGGGGACGCAGGTTAAAGACATAATTGATACGCCTCTGCCCCAGAGTAAAAAGTCGGAATATACGCGTACAATTACAAAGAGTTACCTGAAGCAGGTTTATATAGATGGTTTTTATCATGCAGATCCCCACGGCGGCAATATGCTGGTTGAAGAGAACGATACTGTTTCTTTCATCGATTTTGGGGCAGTTGGCAGCATAGATGACGAACTCAAAAGGAATATGCTGGAGTTCTATTACGCTATCAATAACAGGGATGTTGAAGGGGCAACGCAGGGTTTTCTTAAAATCGGGGGAGCAGACTCAAGAGATGTGGATGTTCGCAGGCTCAGGAAGGATATGGACGAACTGATCGCAAACCAGAACTACGGGCTTGAAGGCAGGCAGAGCGACAATTACGCAAAACTGGGCCTGAAATATGATATCCGGCTCCCGGGGGAATTTTCCACCCTTCAGAGGGCGATCCTGCTTATAGAAGGAGTTTGCCTTGAACTTGACCCCAGGTACAATATTAAAAGCATCGCAATTCCTGTCCTTATGGATGCTTACAAAAAACTCAATACTCCAAAGGGAGCTGCACTTCATATCGAATTTTCCTCCGAGCCAGTGGATGAAAAAGCCGAGATGAGGGCTGCGATCAGGGAGGTTGCCGACAAAATGGAAGGCATGGGGGACAGGTTCCTTGAGGTAAGGCAGAAAGATAAAAGGCGTGAAGTTTTTTCAAAGGAAATTTTCCTTGCTGTTCTGCTTGTAGTCTCTGCCTATATATTGCTATACGGGGAGGTATTTTACTGGGTTGGACTTGCAGGATTTGGTGGAGCAATCCTCATAGCAGTTATTGCTTCACTGAAAGGGAAGTGA
- a CDS encoding nucleoside recognition domain-containing protein encodes MLLTAFTHSAEYLLKTGPAIVLGVILAELLVSLGWFYKFDFLVKPVTNYANLRKECGVGFLTAFASTSSANASLKSMYDEGIIKEEELIIASVLNSFPAIVMHWRSLLPILVPLLGTTGIVYVGLITLVGFVKTLIVLIAGHFLLEKKEVNFEDLEKEKPPELKTAFKESLVTSRKTIIRIFKVMIPVTILVFILTDLGIFDSLGSYLKPISDYLPVPVEGLPVIAALFASHLAAYTLAANLMEQGILTGIEVIIVLLVGNIVTSLGSLRIYVPHYVGIFGPRIGMKTILISQTLRVFVMIGITGFILIVF; translated from the coding sequence ATGTTACTTACCGCTTTTACGCATTCGGCTGAGTATCTTTTAAAAACAGGTCCCGCAATAGTACTTGGGGTTATCCTTGCCGAACTCCTTGTGAGCCTGGGGTGGTTCTACAAATTTGATTTTCTGGTAAAACCGGTTACAAACTACGCCAATCTCAGAAAAGAATGTGGAGTGGGTTTCCTTACGGCTTTTGCGTCAACATCTTCAGCCAATGCTTCACTTAAAAGCATGTATGATGAAGGAATCATAAAGGAAGAAGAACTGATCATAGCTTCGGTTTTGAATTCATTTCCTGCAATTGTCATGCACTGGAGATCCCTGCTTCCGATACTTGTGCCCCTGCTCGGGACAACAGGGATCGTTTATGTCGGGCTGATAACTCTCGTAGGCTTTGTAAAAACCCTTATAGTTCTTATTGCCGGGCATTTCCTGCTTGAAAAAAAAGAAGTAAATTTTGAAGACCTTGAAAAGGAAAAGCCTCCGGAATTAAAAACAGCATTTAAAGAAAGCCTGGTGACTTCGAGAAAAACGATAATCAGGATCTTTAAAGTGATGATCCCGGTAACCATCCTTGTTTTTATTCTCACTGACCTTGGTATATTTGATTCCCTTGGCTCATATCTCAAGCCTATTTCGGACTACCTGCCTGTACCTGTAGAAGGGCTCCCTGTAATTGCAGCTCTTTTTGCAAGCCATCTTGCAGCCTATACTCTTGCAGCAAACCTCATGGAACAGGGAATTTTAACCGGCATAGAAGTCATAATCGTCCTCCTGGTAGGCAATATAGTAACAAGCCTCGGCTCACTGAGAATTTATGTCCCTCATTACGTCGGGATCTTCGGCCCCAGAATAGGGATGAAAACCATTTTGATTTCCCAGACCCTCAGGGTATTTGTTATGATAGGAATTACAGGGTTCATTTTAATAGTGTTTTAA
- a CDS encoding class I SAM-dependent methyltransferase: protein MFTMSAASKYNRIAPVYELLDLPLEFFFFRKWRKEALSGLSGKVLEIGVGSGRNLKYYPAGCSVTGIDASEGMLEKARQKTGGVKNVNLLLMDAEHLEFPDKSFDYVIATFVLCTIPDPVIALKEMRRVLKPSGELIALEHMHSSNSIISLFEHMIDPFLFFLLGDHTTRQTVKNIQKAGFTILEAKKLAFKDIFRKIRAKP from the coding sequence ATGTTCACAATGTCCGCAGCCTCAAAATACAACCGGATAGCGCCCGTTTATGAACTGCTAGACCTGCCACTTGAATTTTTCTTTTTCCGGAAATGGAGAAAAGAAGCACTTTCAGGCCTTAGCGGAAAAGTTCTGGAAATCGGGGTAGGAAGCGGAAGGAACCTGAAATACTATCCAGCAGGCTGTTCTGTAACGGGAATCGATGCCAGTGAGGGTATGCTCGAAAAAGCCAGGCAGAAAACCGGGGGAGTGAAAAACGTCAATCTTCTTCTGATGGACGCAGAACATCTTGAATTTCCGGACAAGAGCTTTGATTATGTAATTGCGACTTTTGTCCTCTGCACAATCCCTGATCCTGTAATAGCTCTTAAAGAAATGAGGCGTGTCCTTAAACCTTCAGGTGAACTTATAGCCCTTGAGCACATGCACAGCAGTAACTCAATTATTTCTCTTTTTGAGCACATGATCGATCCTTTTCTGTTTTTCCTGCTTGGGGACCATACCACACGGCAGACGGTTAAAAATATACAGAAGGCGGGCTTTACCATTCTGGAGGCAAAAAAACTGGCTTTTAAGGATATTTTCCGAAAAATCAGGGCAAAACCGTAA
- the argH gene encoding argininosuccinate lyase, with protein sequence MSNILRRGRLEAAQDEEILRYTSSMEADRWIFNADIVVDLAHTVMLREQGIIKEEDCSKILSGLLKIREEGMEKLDFSYEDIHISLESRLIDMVGEDVGGRMHSGRSRNDEVATCIRLTLREELLGLLEEIFALRKTLVSLAEKHSETLMPGFTHLQHAQPTTLAHHLCAHESALGRDFDRVQDAFSRVNLCPLGAAAFASTGFNLNRKRTQELLGFEGLLENSMDAVSSRDFLIECASVFSNLMINLSRIAEELVIWSSSEFNFIELDDMYASTSSIMPQKKNPDTAELMRGKTGVSVGALMSLLTICKGLPLSYNRDLQEATPNIWRSVETVRASVRVMEGMVKTMKVHPDVLAAESITGFTTATELADTFVRETGIPFRTAHQIVGMLAKEREKPTMEKIDSASEVVLGESLSSKGLTENMVKEALNPESNIKRRKIPGGPAPEEMKNYLSKRKTELELNAQEIATLKDIIDSAFENLLSVVEEYRKI encoded by the coding sequence ATGAGCAATATTTTAAGGAGAGGCAGGCTTGAAGCTGCCCAGGATGAGGAAATTTTACGCTACACCTCCTCTATGGAGGCCGACCGATGGATATTTAATGCCGACATAGTGGTTGACCTTGCCCATACGGTAATGCTGAGAGAGCAGGGCATTATAAAAGAAGAAGATTGCAGCAAAATCCTCAGCGGGCTTTTAAAGATAAGGGAAGAAGGCATGGAAAAGCTCGACTTCAGCTATGAAGACATACACATCTCGCTTGAATCCAGGCTCATCGACATGGTAGGAGAGGATGTGGGAGGCAGGATGCACTCCGGGCGTTCAAGAAACGATGAGGTTGCAACCTGCATCAGGCTGACTCTCAGGGAAGAACTTCTCGGGCTGCTTGAAGAAATATTTGCATTAAGAAAAACTCTTGTCAGCCTCGCAGAAAAACACAGTGAAACCCTTATGCCTGGCTTTACCCATCTCCAGCACGCCCAGCCGACCACTCTGGCTCACCACCTCTGTGCACACGAATCTGCTCTAGGCAGGGATTTTGACAGGGTGCAGGACGCTTTTTCACGGGTCAACCTCTGCCCGCTTGGGGCTGCTGCATTTGCATCTACCGGCTTTAACCTCAACAGGAAAAGGACTCAGGAACTCCTGGGCTTTGAAGGGCTTCTGGAGAATTCTATGGATGCAGTCAGCAGCAGGGATTTCCTTATCGAATGCGCCTCTGTGTTTTCGAATCTCATGATAAACCTCAGCAGAATAGCTGAAGAACTTGTAATCTGGTCTTCATCAGAGTTCAATTTCATTGAGCTTGACGATATGTATGCTTCCACTTCTTCGATTATGCCCCAGAAGAAAAACCCGGATACTGCGGAATTAATGCGCGGAAAAACAGGAGTTTCTGTGGGCGCCCTTATGTCCCTGCTCACGATCTGTAAAGGCCTGCCCCTGAGTTACAATCGCGACCTGCAGGAAGCAACACCCAATATCTGGCGCTCGGTTGAAACTGTAAGGGCTTCTGTCAGGGTAATGGAAGGAATGGTCAAAACCATGAAAGTCCATCCCGACGTGCTCGCAGCCGAATCAATAACGGGTTTTACAACAGCTACCGAACTTGCGGATACCTTTGTCAGGGAAACAGGAATCCCCTTCAGGACTGCCCACCAGATAGTAGGAATGCTTGCAAAGGAAAGGGAAAAGCCAACAATGGAAAAGATAGACTCTGCATCTGAGGTTGTTCTCGGGGAGTCGCTTTCAAGCAAAGGATTAACAGAAAATATGGTAAAGGAAGCTCTCAATCCTGAATCCAATATAAAAAGAAGAAAAATTCCTGGAGGCCCTGCTCCTGAGGAAATGAAAAATTATCTATCAAAAAGGAAGACTGAGCTTGAACTGAACGCACAGGAAATTGCAACCCTGAAAGATATAATAGACTCGGCTTTTGAAAATCTGCTTTCAGTGGTTGAAGAATACAGAAAAATCTGA